The following DNA comes from Zavarzinella sp..
AAATCGGCGTCTTTCTGATAGACACCGGGGGTGACCAGTAATTGCCAGTCGCCATCCCCACCGTGCTTGATGGAGTGCAGCAAGTGGGTTTTACCCGCACCTTTGTTCCCCAGAATCGGCACCACTTCCGAGTGGGTCGTGGGGTCGTAGCGGTATAAATCGATGATTTGCAGCAATAATTCACGTTCCGCGGCATACAAATCCGGCACGTGAAACCTGGCGCAAACCTCATCGTCAGGGTTTCTGGCAAAATAATTGCGAAATGGGTTTCCGGCCCTTCGCAGTGCTTCCAATGCCCGTCCGTGGTTTGTTCCCGTCATCATGGTGCCAGCCATTGAACCCTCCCAGTTCATCAATCAGTTCTAATCCTTTTTTTCGACCAAATCGGCACGGGAACATCAGTGGAAGTTGCAGAAAGTGCGGTTAAAATCGTTAAATTGGGAATTCTGGGCATTTTGGAATGCGGTCAACGACTGAAAATATGCGTCAGCAAATCCCATATCTTTAGTAAATAGGATCATTGTTTGGAATTACGGAGCCAACTTGCCAGCATCCCCAGGTAAAGCAGAATCGGCTGCAAACAACCCTCCCACCAATCAATGGTGGGCTGTTGTCAATAAATTCTGGCATCGGAAATCCCGCGTAATCGCCATTTTCGCCAGTCTGGCGATCGCTGTACATCTTCTGCTTCGATTTGCGTTTGGTGCGGAGTTCGCCACCCACCAAATGCCTCTATGGATTACGCTAATCTTTGGTGGTGTTCCACTCGTGTGGGATCTGCTGCAAAAACTGCTTAAAGGCGACTTTGGCTCCGATCTGCTGGGTGGCATCTCCATTGTGACTTCCGTACTGCTGGGAGAATATCTGGCAGGTTCGATCATTGTGCTGATGCTTTCAGGTGGTGAAGCGCTGGAACAATATGCCTTGCGCAGTGCTTCATCGGTGCTGGCGGCACTGGCAAAACGCCTGCCTTCGATTGCCCACCGAAAGCGGACTGGGGAGATTGCCGATATTCCACTGGATGAAATCGACGTGGGTGACACGCTGGTCATCTACCCACATGATATCTGTCCAGTGGATGGAGAAGTGATCGAAGGCCATGGTGTGATGGATGAATCATTTCTGACAGGTGAACCATTTCAGATTACCAAAACATCCGGTTCGCCAGTGATCTCAGGTGCCATCAATGGTGAATTTGCCCTGACCATCCGTGCAACAAAGCGAGCGGTGGACTCTCGCTACGCCAAAATTATCGAAGTCATGCGGGAATCGGAATCCACCCGGCCCGAGTTACGGCGACTGGGGGATCGATTGGGTGCAATTTACACACCTGTTGCCCTGAGTGTTGCCCTGATCGCCTGGCTGATCAGTGGGGAAGCGATCCGTTTTCTGGCGGTGCTGGTGATTGCGACACCCTGCCCACTGCTGATTGCGATTCCGATTACGATCATCGGTTCCATTTCGCTGTGTGCACGGCGGGCCATCATCATTAAAAGCCCACTGGCACTGGAACGGATTTCTGAATGTCGGACGGCGATTTTTGATAAAACCGGCACGCTGACTTACGGCGAGCCAGGCCTGACGGAACAATTCGTTGCACCCGGTTTTCAACAAAAAGAACTGTTGACTCTGCTTGCCAGTCTGGAACGATATTCCAAACATCCTCTGGCCAGTGCCATTCTGAATGAAGCGACCTCACAGGGAATTTCGCTGCTGGAAGCCAGTAATGTGGCAGAACTGCCTGGCCAGGGGCTGCGTGGTACCGTTGCAGGGAATACTGTCCTGGTCACCAGTCGAAAAAAATTACTGGCGCAGCAATTTGCCGGAGTAGAGAACCTCCCACCGAATGCTGGTGGGCTGGAATGTGTGGTCGTGGTCGATGATCAGTTTGCCGCACTGTTTCGGTTTCGGGATGCCCCACGTGCCGAGAGCCATTCCTTTGTCAGCCATCTGGGGCCCAGGCACCAGTTCACGCGGGTGATGATTGTATCTGGGGATCGCGAATCGGAAGTGAAATATCTGGCAGAACAGGTGGGGATCACGGAACTGCATGCCCAGAAAAGTCCGGAAGAAAAACTGGCGATTGTGCGGCAGGAAACCAGTGCAGCAAAAACGCTTTATGTGGGTGATGGCATCAACGATGCGCCCGCAATGATGGCTGCCACAGTGGGGATGTCCATCGGCCAGAACAGCGATGTGACAGCCGAAGCGGCCAGCGTGGTGGTGATGGATAACTCGCTGCAGAAAGTGGATGAGTTTATGCATATCAGCCGCCGGATGCGAATTATTGCTCTGCAGTGCGCTGTCGGCGGCATGGCATTGAGCATCATTGGGATGTTGTTCGCCGCAGCAGGGTATTTAAGCCCCGTTACTGGGGCCATTTTGCAGGAAATCATCGATGTGCTTGCGGTTATGAATGCTCTACGTGCGGCCTGGCCTCCAAAGGTCCTCCACGACCTGCATTAATCCAATCCGCGGTTAGCGGCATCGAACCGTAAGCGCCAGTGACATAATAACTGTGTTAGCAGTGGTTGCCTTCATAGCCCGCAGCGCAAGCAAGGGAGTTTCTTATTTATCCCACGCAAAGACGCGAAGACGCAAAGCGAAAACAACAATCATACGAGCGAGAAATATAGAACTGCCGGTGTCACTTTGCCATCACGAGCTGGTGCGTGAGCGGAGGACAATTACTGGATGTGCCGCAGCCCACACTAATTGTGGATTGTCTTTCCTGATATGATGGCACATCTGTACATACCTTCCCTGCAGGGAGCCTTGTCAAGCGTTAAAAACAAACTATGTTAATAGATTAGGTTCGAATATGACAGCCAGGAGCTCTACGATGCCGCGTAAGAAAAAGTCTGCCGACAATCCGGACATCGATGATGAATTGGATGAAGAGCTTGATGAGACTGAAGAAGTCGATGAGCTTGATGATGATATCGACATCGAAGACGATGACATCGACGAAGAAGATATAGATATCGATGATGAAGATCTCGACGAAGAGATTATCGATCCCATCGAAGATGAGGATGAAGACGAGGATCGTCCGAAAAAGAAGAAAAAGCCCAAAGCCAAAGCCGCACCCAAGAAGCCACGTGCGTCCAAGAAGAATCAGCGCATGAAGGCAGTGTGGGTGGTGTACGATAACTCGAACAAATCGGTCGAAACTTACCCGTACAACCAGAAAGAAGCGGCAGAGCAGTATATTGTGGAAAAGACCGATGAAAAGAAATCGTTCTTCCTGCAACTGGTCAAAGTTCCTCTCGAAGAAAAGAAATAACCTTTCCCGATCGGCTCCTCAACGATCGTTCGCCCTTGCCACAGTTCTGCGACAATCAAATTAGTGGTTTAATTTTCAGTATTTTTCAATTTTAGTGAAACTTTTTCTACTCTTTGTGCGTCTTAATACTGTTCATAATTCCAATTCATGGAATTTATGACCAGTTGATGAGAGAATATTCATGAGTGAAAATTCATTAAAGCCAGGTGCGGTCCCAAAATTCGATTCCCCTTCACCAATTTCACCTTTTCGGCTATTCCACCACGGGTGGCTGTTGTGGAGTGGGTAATTGTGGACAAATTCTCCTGGCGAATTGGTGGTTGGGCATTCTGTTGCTTCTTCTGGGTGGCACTTGTCGCTCCTGCGGCAGATCGCATCCACGAAAACAGCTTTTCCGGGAAACGTGTCAGCTTCATTCGTGGTGCGGAAAACGTCAAGCTCACTGAAAAGACGCACGAGCTTTCCGAAACACGCACCCGCAGCTTGCCCACCTCGGAACATATTGTGGTCAGCACCATTGTGAATCGTGCGGGGGGCACCTACGCCTATTACTATTACCCCACGCCGAAAGCATTGGTCAGCGAAGAACTGACTGCCGCACTGTGGGTGCATTCCAACAAACCGGGAGTACGGTTACTGATGCGGCTGGTGCTGCCCAAAGAACGCAACCCAAACCGCATTGAAGAACCACTGACCACGGTAGTGCAGGTGGATACCTACAAAGGACCGGCAGGGGGCTGGCAACGCCTGACCTTGCGTCGGCCACTGGACCTGTTGCAGGCGGAAAAAACGGCTCTGCAACTGAAACTGAAAAAGCCCATCGACACCACTGGTGCGTACGTCGATCAATTGCTTTTGGATCTGCATACTGGCCCAGGCGAAACCGAAGTCTATCTGGATAATCTGGAAATCTCGCCAGTGGAATCAGAGCCAATTGTCAAGGATCCGAAAATCAACCCACCTGTGAAGACCCATCTGGCAATCCCGGTGGCGTTTGATCGCAATCGGATTCTGGTGGGCAATAAGCAGTTTCTGCCCAGGTTTATCCGTTATACTGGTATCCCACTGTCGGTGATCCATGCTTCGGGCATGAATTCACTTTATGTGGATGGCACCGCACCGAAAGATGTGCTGGAAAACGCGATCAACAACTATCAGTTCTGGCTGATTGCGAATCTGGCCCCTCTGATGCCAAAGGAAAACCCCCGCGTGCCGGGTGTGCTGATGGCCAACGATACCGATACGCTCATTGGGGCAATCAGCAAGTTCCAATCGCTCGATGGCGTGCTCTACTGGGACCTGGGATCACTGGAAAAGAAGGATCTCTCTTCCGTGATTACCACCACCGAAGCGATTCGACGTGCCGACCCACTGCGACCGATTGCGGGCGATATCTGGGATGGCAACGAATCTTTTTCCAGTGCATTGAATTTGACAGGCTTTCACCGGATGCCCCTTCATAGCACAATGGAGCTGGATAATTATGCTCAATGGATGCAGGAAAGACAACGCCTGGCAATTGGTTCGCGATTTTCCTGGACGTGGATACAAACCCACATGCCGGAACATCAGTTGCGAATGCTCTACCAGAAAGGCAGCGATGATCGATTTGACCATCCTGTGGGGCCCGCACCCGAACAGATTCGCCTGCTGACTTATCTGGCAGTGGCGAACGGCATGAAGGGATTGGGCTTCTGGTCCGATCGCTTTCTTGGAGATGCCTTAACCGGCAAGAGCCGCATGCTGCAACTGGCACTGCTCAATCAGGAATTGGAAATGCTGCAGCCAGTGCTGCTGACTGCGAATGGTCGCCCGGAATGGATTACCACTTCTGATCCAAATGTACGTGCGGCAGTGATCCGCAGTCCGAAAGGAATTCTGGTGCTGCCAATCTGGATTGGTAGTGGTTCGCAGTGCGTGCCACCTCAGGGGGCAGTGAAGAACCTGAAAATTGTGGTGCCACAAGTGCCCGATGGCACCGCACCGTGGGAAATAACGCCTGTGCGTGTGCAATCAATCCACGCAAACACCCGCGTGGTACCAGGTGGGATGGAAGTTACCATTGCAGAATTCGATCTGACCAGCCTGGTGGTATTTACCGGCGACCTGCAAACAGGTGGCTGGATTGAAAACTGGCAGAACCATACGAAACGGATTCGTTCCCACGCTGCATCGTGGGCGTGCGATCTGGCAGAAGAACAATATCGGCAGACGGTGTTCACCCACGAATTGTTAAAGGGGCGGGCACCAAAGGTAGAAAAGGCGGAGTATCTGTTGCATGATGCCTACAAGCGATTGTTGCAGGCTCAGCGGGATCGCCAGGGTGGCAACGATGAATCGGCCTATCTGGAAGCGATGCGTGTGCTGCGGCCATTGCGGGTATTGCAGAGAATATATTGGGACGATGCCACTGCCAGCACCACGTATGCGGGGGCTAGTCCGTTTGCCATCAGTTATCACACGCTGCCACAGCACTGGGAGTTGGCCCGGCAGGTATATGCCAGCGAAACTGGACAGAACCTGTTGCCCACCGGGAACTTTGACCATCTGCTCCCACGTGGGAAAGAAATTGATGTCAAAGATTTGATAGGTTGGGAGGTGCAACAACTTACCAACGATCCAGTAGTGATGCGTGCTTCGCTGATCGAGGCTTCCAGTGTTGAAGACCCAAAACCAGTTCGCGATACCACGCGATTGCCTTATGATCCTACCAGTCCGTTGAAGAAATCGTTCCCACCAGAAGACCCCCGGCCTAACCTGGGGCAAACGGTGCTGAAGTTGGAGATGCTGCCCAAGCCCGTGCCGAAGGTGGAAGGTGAAGACCCACCTTACGAACCATTGGCACTGGATAAATCGTTTCTTTCGGTCACTTCACCGGAAATTCGCCACGCACCTGGACAGTGGGTGCGAATCACCGGCTGGATGAAGATACCCGCAGGTATCCGTGCCAGTGCGGATGGAGCAATGATCTACGATTCTGTCGGTGGGGAAACGCTGGCAGTCCGCCAACGCGGGCCATCCACCTGGAAGAAATTTGTGCTATACCGCCAGGTGCCAGCAAATGGTTCGATCCGAGTGCGCCTGGCACTGACGGGCATGGGAACCGCCTACTTCGACCAGATTCAGGTAGAACCCCTGATCTTCCGAAAGTAGCGGCACCACGGATCCTCGACCGGAAAGTGGCGTGTCTCCCACAGGAATAAATACGCGCGGGTTTCGAGTAATTGTGATTATGGCTGTTTAATGCTTATTGTCTTTTGGCCCTGAAGGGGCCATTCTGTCAGCCCAGGGTGAGCGAAGCGAGCCCTGGGAAAAGAATTTACCATACCCGCGGCCCTGAAGGGGCCGTTCAAAATGGGTCTAAGTTCTGATTAAATCTGTTTGATTCATCACTTCGAATTTGAACGGCCCCTACAGGGCCGAAGATTTTTTGTGTATGTTACCCAGGGCTCGCTTCGCTCACCCTGGGCTGGTAGAATCGACACCTTCAGTGTCGAAGACAATTCAAGCAAGTGCAAGAGTTGCAGAACTAAAAAATGATACCGGCAATTAAACTGTGACAAAGCACGATAGAAGATTTTTCGGTCAATTAAATCGCACGACTCCTAATCGCTTAAACCTTTATTAGTCATCCGTGGTGCTGAATACGGTACAGAGAGCCTTGCAGTCGGATACCACCTGGTTCACCTGCTTTCACCACCGATTGTTCATAGCGGAAGCCATTTCTCACCAGAGTTTCCCGAAAAAAGCCTGCGGGCGTGCGATCCTGATCGGTGAATAATGCGATCCCACCTGGGGCGAGCATTACTTTCAGCAGCCCCACCAGTGGTTCAATATTCCGCATTTCGTAAGTCAGATCTGCCCCCAGAATCACCGAAAACTGCTGATCGGGCCATGGGAAACGCCAATCGAGTGGTTTTGTCTGAAAATCGAACAGTTTATTTTTTCTGGCGTTCTGCTCAACAAACTTCAGTGGTGCCAGATCGTAGTCGGTGAAAGTGACATGCAGACCGCACGCCAAGGCGGTCAGACCTGGGATTCCCAGGCCGCACCCCAGCTCCAGGGCATGTAGTTTGTTCTCTTTATGGGGGAAACGAGACCAGTCTTCTTTGGCAACAGATTTCGCCAGCATGCGGCTGGCAGGCCACAAATC
Coding sequences within:
- a CDS encoding heavy metal translocating P-type ATPase, which produces MPASPGKAESAANNPPTNQWWAVVNKFWHRKSRVIAIFASLAIAVHLLLRFAFGAEFATHQMPLWITLIFGGVPLVWDLLQKLLKGDFGSDLLGGISIVTSVLLGEYLAGSIIVLMLSGGEALEQYALRSASSVLAALAKRLPSIAHRKRTGEIADIPLDEIDVGDTLVIYPHDICPVDGEVIEGHGVMDESFLTGEPFQITKTSGSPVISGAINGEFALTIRATKRAVDSRYAKIIEVMRESESTRPELRRLGDRLGAIYTPVALSVALIAWLISGEAIRFLAVLVIATPCPLLIAIPITIIGSISLCARRAIIIKSPLALERISECRTAIFDKTGTLTYGEPGLTEQFVAPGFQQKELLTLLASLERYSKHPLASAILNEATSQGISLLEASNVAELPGQGLRGTVAGNTVLVTSRKKLLAQQFAGVENLPPNAGGLECVVVVDDQFAALFRFRDAPRAESHSFVSHLGPRHQFTRVMIVSGDRESEVKYLAEQVGITELHAQKSPEEKLAIVRQETSAAKTLYVGDGINDAPAMMAATVGMSIGQNSDVTAEAASVVVMDNSLQKVDEFMHISRRMRIIALQCAVGGMALSIIGMLFAAAGYLSPVTGAILQEIIDVLAVMNALRAAWPPKVLHDLH
- a CDS encoding methyltransferase domain-containing protein, whose product is MRLRYDAPGNKPEPTPTEPQIVETPAAAISEHTTEIVIIDRFRFHITRPADSYELLDDPLVRAAHEVDDYMPYWADLWPASRMLAKSVAKEDWSRFPHKENKLHALELGCGLGIPGLTALACGLHVTFTDYDLAPLKFVEQNARKNKLFDFQTKPLDWRFPWPDQQFSVILGADLTYEMRNIEPLVGLLKVMLAPGGIALFTDQDRTPAGFFRETLVRNGFRYEQSVVKAGEPGGIRLQGSLYRIQHHG